In a single window of the Paenibacillus sp. MMS20-IR301 genome:
- a CDS encoding DUF402 domain-containing protein, with protein MKRKFGDRANWRRITRRHFACRYVETREFSGYITLYTIYGLKEPLWKSYGRHTYRIADKGYSWLQYFPKDSHYIVTAMFDERQNIVQWYIDTCKVQGVTDQGVPWFDDLYLDVVVLWNGEVYLLDEDELEEALERGDITDSDYNLAWSTANTILRSIDAHAFPYFSLSLKHRAELFHHGEFRRK; from the coding sequence ATGAAACGTAAATTCGGAGACCGGGCCAACTGGCGCCGGATTACGCGCCGCCATTTTGCCTGCCGCTATGTGGAAACCCGGGAGTTTAGCGGTTATATCACATTGTATACGATTTACGGGCTGAAAGAGCCGCTATGGAAGAGCTATGGCAGGCATACATACCGCATTGCGGACAAAGGATATTCATGGCTGCAGTATTTTCCCAAAGACAGCCACTATATTGTGACGGCTATGTTTGATGAACGGCAGAATATTGTACAATGGTATATTGATACCTGCAAGGTTCAGGGGGTTACGGATCAGGGGGTTCCCTGGTTTGATGATTTGTACCTGGATGTTGTAGTGCTGTGGAACGGCGAGGTGTATTTGCTGGATGAGGATGAGCTGGAGGAAGCGCTGGAGCGGGGAGATATTACCGACAGTGATTATAATTTAGCCTGGTCTACAGCGAATACAATATTGCGCAGCATAGATGCCCACGCCTTTCCTTATTTCTCCCTTTCACTGAAGCATCGTGCCGAATTGTTTCATCACGGAGAATTCAGGAGGAAATAA
- a CDS encoding YdcF family protein: MEWNVYQTGATPIRRFSRNRPVRRRRGWWILLAVLITAGLLWSIVAFGRINSAVTTSPMAKADAGVILGMSMWGDEPSPGLKERLDYGLKLYKSGAFSHFVVSGGLDHPDYKYTEAEGMQRYLTAHGVPEEVIILEQKSTSTYENLLFSKAVMQQEGLSTAVIITHDFHGRRALEMARELGYTNPELGVTTSEVMSMFKYKTREILAYTKWKLQQLSL; this comes from the coding sequence ATGGAATGGAATGTGTATCAGACAGGAGCAACCCCGATCCGCAGATTCTCACGGAACCGCCCTGTCCGCCGGAGACGGGGATGGTGGATTCTGCTTGCGGTGCTGATTACCGCCGGACTGCTCTGGTCTATTGTGGCTTTCGGCAGGATTAACAGTGCAGTTACAACCTCACCTATGGCGAAAGCGGATGCAGGAGTGATTCTGGGAATGTCGATGTGGGGAGATGAGCCCAGTCCCGGTCTGAAGGAACGGCTGGATTACGGGCTTAAGCTCTACAAGTCAGGGGCGTTCAGCCATTTCGTGGTGTCCGGAGGGCTGGATCACCCGGATTACAAGTACACTGAAGCTGAAGGGATGCAGCGCTATTTGACTGCTCATGGTGTGCCTGAGGAAGTTATCATTCTAGAACAGAAGTCTACCAGCACTTATGAGAATCTGCTGTTCAGTAAGGCTGTCATGCAACAGGAGGGCTTGTCTACTGCAGTGATCATTACACATGATTTCCATGGCCGGAGGGCTCTGGAAATGGCCCGTGAGCTTGGGTATACGAACCCTGAGCTGGGGGTTACCACCTCTGAGGTTATGTCGATGTTTAAGTATAAGACACGCGAAATTCTGGCCTACACGAAGTGGAAACTGCAGCAGCTGTCCTTATAA